Proteins encoded by one window of Chondromyces crocatus:
- a CDS encoding type VI secretion system Vgr family protein — MSASNAIFTLEGDALPGDAVAAHFEAHEAISEPYAVTVVFSTRDTSFRAGACLRTRVCLLVTAASGETRFFDGIVDRARFTRVVAEERQFELRLRPALAALEHREGCRIFQEKTIVQVVQTLFEEAGFGAKVTWNIAREYEPREFIVQYNESHLNFVSRLLEDNGIFYFFRQGPDGHTMVLGDDASAFEGDAPVHLGLAQGLDLPGVEPLARFSRTRALRTSDVHLRDHDFQRPAVPPEGQLAGQDVVAMSYFEYPGGFTQGAVGSRLAEVRLRELRRDAETCEGESGATGLSVGAPFTVEGAAEPGLDGEYVVTHLTTRGSQTLVGGEENVALRNEFEGIPRAVAYGPPRRARKPRILGVQTAVVTGSSAQEQALHVDEYGRIKVRFFWDRVGQQDHTASCWLRMAQVALGGSMSLPRVGWEVAVAFLDGDPDRPLALGRVYNVEKSPPYALPGAKTTSALKSMSSPGGGGYNEIKMGDSAGGQGVGVHAQKDLNVIIRNDKVEDVGADEERSIAVNGSRSVKVDDSVQVGGNQRVDVGAVRSQNIGANQDITIGGNDTSNATANFIEKIGGDRAHSVGGNWITICNGLTQSVQGNFTRDVGSLELQGTIGSIQDNVVGSLDETVGAVKIQLVNGSHGEQVSADKQETYMAGKLHLTKGPMEATAGGSVTNLVGGLHYRKLGGDLVVNAPMITLLGAVGSLRAGDSEFKLGGGPVVLSAPKIEVKSALVVKMSASMKLG; from the coding sequence GGCCGCGTCGGGGGAGACACGCTTCTTCGATGGCATCGTCGACCGAGCGCGGTTCACGCGCGTCGTCGCCGAGGAGCGCCAGTTCGAGCTACGACTTCGGCCCGCGCTCGCTGCGCTCGAGCACCGTGAAGGCTGCAGGATCTTCCAGGAGAAGACCATCGTCCAGGTGGTCCAGACCCTCTTCGAGGAGGCAGGGTTCGGCGCCAAGGTCACCTGGAACATCGCCCGCGAGTACGAGCCGCGCGAGTTCATCGTCCAGTACAACGAGTCGCACCTGAACTTCGTGTCGCGTCTCCTGGAAGACAACGGCATCTTCTACTTCTTCCGGCAGGGACCCGACGGGCACACGATGGTGCTCGGTGACGATGCGAGCGCCTTTGAAGGGGACGCTCCCGTTCACCTTGGCCTGGCGCAAGGTCTGGACCTTCCAGGCGTCGAGCCTCTCGCCCGCTTCTCGAGGACACGCGCTCTCCGCACGAGTGACGTGCACCTGCGCGACCATGATTTCCAGCGCCCTGCCGTTCCTCCCGAGGGGCAGTTAGCTGGCCAGGACGTGGTGGCGATGTCCTACTTCGAATACCCCGGCGGCTTCACCCAGGGCGCCGTGGGCTCGCGGCTCGCGGAGGTCAGGCTGCGGGAGCTGCGCCGCGACGCGGAGACCTGTGAGGGAGAGAGCGGCGCGACGGGCCTGTCGGTGGGGGCTCCCTTCACCGTCGAGGGGGCCGCGGAGCCCGGGCTCGATGGCGAGTATGTCGTCACCCACCTGACGACCCGGGGGAGTCAGACGCTCGTCGGTGGAGAAGAGAACGTCGCCCTCCGCAACGAGTTCGAGGGCATCCCCCGCGCCGTGGCCTATGGCCCACCGCGCCGCGCGCGCAAACCCAGGATCCTCGGCGTGCAGACCGCCGTCGTCACGGGCTCCAGTGCGCAGGAGCAGGCGCTCCACGTCGACGAGTACGGCCGCATCAAGGTACGCTTCTTCTGGGATCGGGTGGGGCAACAGGACCACACCGCGAGCTGCTGGCTGCGCATGGCCCAGGTGGCGCTGGGAGGCTCGATGAGCCTGCCGCGCGTCGGCTGGGAGGTGGCCGTGGCGTTTCTCGATGGTGATCCAGACCGGCCTCTCGCGCTCGGCCGCGTGTACAACGTGGAGAAATCGCCACCGTACGCTTTGCCCGGCGCGAAGACGACGAGCGCGCTGAAGAGCATGTCGTCGCCAGGAGGCGGTGGGTACAACGAGATCAAGATGGGCGACAGCGCCGGGGGTCAGGGCGTCGGCGTCCATGCGCAGAAGGATCTCAACGTCATCATCCGCAACGACAAAGTCGAAGACGTCGGCGCCGATGAAGAGCGCTCCATCGCCGTCAACGGCAGTCGCAGCGTGAAGGTGGATGACTCGGTGCAGGTGGGAGGCAACCAGCGCGTCGACGTCGGCGCTGTCCGCTCCCAGAACATCGGCGCCAACCAGGACATCACCATCGGTGGCAACGACACGAGCAACGCCACGGCGAACTTCATCGAGAAGATCGGCGGAGACCGGGCTCATTCGGTGGGAGGCAACTGGATCACGATCTGCAACGGGCTAACCCAGTCGGTGCAGGGCAACTTCACGCGTGACGTCGGCTCGCTCGAGCTCCAGGGGACGATCGGTTCGATCCAGGACAATGTCGTCGGCTCGCTCGACGAGACGGTGGGTGCCGTGAAGATCCAGCTCGTGAATGGCAGCCATGGCGAGCAGGTGAGCGCCGACAAGCAGGAGACGTACATGGCCGGCAAGCTGCACCTCACCAAGGGGCCCATGGAGGCCACGGCGGGCGGCTCCGTGACGAACCTCGTCGGCGGTTTGCACTACCGCAAGCTGGGTGGCGATCTTGTGGTCAATGCGCCGATGATCACCTTGCTGGGGGCTGTCGGCTCGCTCCGGGCGGGGGACAGTGAGTTCAAGCTCGGTGGGGGGCCGGTGGTGCTGAGCGCACCAAAGATAGAGGTCAAGTCCGCGCTCGTCGTGAAGATGAGCGCCTCGATGAAGCTCGGTTGA
- a CDS encoding type VI secretion system Vgr family protein, whose translation MSDPHVRVLSTLAVEGKSYRVLAYELVEALAEPGFAACEVYDDDAPLPLPEEVIGRRARLTLSRSDGAQERAFDGTIVEAELAPDEDDVPALRLRVEPLLFRPGLRADCRIFQDKSGPDLVKEVLIEAGVPAGRQHWLLVESHPVRPYTVQYRETDLDFIQRILFEEGIYYAVRPGDGGETIAFCDHPDGMGEIAGATTLTFFEDFGFEGGADRVVHVSQTAAVRSDKAYLRDYDPERPSFTVEGKAEGTDEGPHTLEIYEYPARSTDDAEVERRTQVLLESVQAERDVIQGETGSLALAPGLRFTLEGHPYEPLNQELMVTRSRITGTDPSSFQAHVGRKPTYACAFWGVPTKTTRYRPPRRLRSAALPGAQTAVVCGAGGEEIHTDGSAQVKASFHWDRSGQKDENASRWIRTSQLTLGGSMLLPRVGWEVAVRHEGGDPDRPMVMGRMYNALTPPPYALPGGAAKSALQTATSPGGGSANELRMSDTKGAEEMFLGGSRDMSTDVKNNATESVANDHKKTVGGNQTESVTNSLTSAIGANQSIEIGGDQSINIETFHVDEVMGDHTLTIGGNRDLKVGGDHRVSVGGSSTTETGSNHIELVVGAVSHETLASLDHTVGTALVELAVGTRTVNVGGDRSEAIGLAKLIATRSGRGVDVGGSLDVKAVGAVAHVGSADRVEQSGGTFTELAVGAQIVKAGGNVTFEASGLLTLVMGASVLSLTPASVAVLGLSAKLDGEVTDLSIVVIDN comes from the coding sequence ATGAGCGATCCGCACGTCCGCGTTCTCTCGACCCTCGCTGTGGAGGGCAAATCGTACCGGGTGCTCGCCTACGAGCTGGTCGAGGCCCTCGCCGAGCCCGGCTTCGCCGCCTGCGAGGTGTATGACGACGACGCTCCGCTTCCGCTGCCGGAGGAGGTCATCGGGCGACGCGCGCGCCTGACCCTCTCGCGCAGCGATGGGGCGCAGGAGCGCGCCTTCGACGGCACCATCGTCGAGGCCGAGCTCGCGCCGGACGAGGACGATGTTCCTGCTTTACGCCTGCGTGTCGAGCCGCTGCTCTTCCGGCCCGGCCTGCGCGCCGACTGCCGCATCTTCCAGGACAAGAGTGGTCCGGATCTGGTGAAGGAGGTGCTCATCGAAGCGGGTGTCCCTGCCGGTCGGCAACACTGGCTTCTCGTGGAGTCGCACCCCGTGCGCCCCTACACCGTCCAGTACCGTGAGACGGATCTCGATTTCATCCAGCGGATCCTCTTCGAGGAGGGCATCTACTACGCGGTCCGGCCGGGCGATGGGGGCGAGACGATCGCGTTCTGCGATCACCCGGACGGGATGGGCGAGATCGCGGGCGCCACGACGCTCACCTTCTTCGAGGACTTCGGTTTCGAGGGGGGGGCGGACCGTGTCGTTCACGTCTCCCAGACGGCCGCGGTCCGCAGCGACAAGGCGTACTTGCGTGACTACGATCCCGAGCGTCCCTCGTTCACGGTGGAGGGCAAGGCGGAGGGGACCGACGAGGGGCCGCACACGCTCGAGATCTACGAGTACCCCGCGCGCAGCACGGACGACGCGGAGGTCGAGCGTCGCACCCAGGTGCTGCTCGAGTCGGTGCAGGCGGAGCGGGACGTCATCCAGGGAGAGACGGGCTCGCTCGCGCTCGCTCCCGGCTTGCGCTTCACCCTGGAAGGGCACCCGTACGAGCCCCTCAACCAGGAACTGATGGTCACCCGTTCTCGCATCACGGGCACGGATCCCAGCTCCTTTCAGGCGCATGTAGGCCGCAAGCCGACGTACGCCTGCGCCTTCTGGGGCGTCCCCACGAAGACCACGCGCTACCGGCCTCCGCGTCGGCTCCGGAGTGCAGCGCTGCCGGGCGCGCAGACGGCCGTCGTGTGTGGAGCGGGTGGCGAGGAGATCCACACCGACGGTTCGGCGCAGGTGAAGGCGTCGTTCCACTGGGATCGATCGGGCCAGAAGGACGAGAACGCGAGCCGCTGGATCCGCACGAGTCAGCTCACGCTGGGCGGGTCGATGCTGCTGCCGCGGGTGGGGTGGGAGGTGGCGGTGCGGCACGAAGGGGGGGATCCGGACCGCCCGATGGTCATGGGCCGGATGTACAACGCCCTCACGCCGCCTCCGTACGCCTTGCCGGGGGGGGCCGCGAAGAGTGCGCTGCAGACGGCGACCAGCCCTGGAGGCGGCAGCGCGAACGAGCTGCGCATGTCCGACACCAAGGGGGCCGAGGAGATGTTCCTCGGTGGCTCGCGTGACATGTCGACCGACGTCAAGAACAACGCCACGGAGTCGGTCGCCAACGACCACAAGAAGACGGTCGGCGGCAACCAGACCGAGAGCGTGACCAACAGCCTGACCTCCGCGATCGGCGCCAACCAGAGCATCGAGATCGGTGGAGACCAGTCGATCAACATCGAGACGTTCCACGTCGACGAGGTCATGGGGGACCACACCCTCACCATCGGTGGTAACCGTGATCTCAAGGTCGGTGGCGACCACCGGGTCAGTGTCGGCGGCAGCAGCACGACCGAGACGGGGAGCAACCACATCGAGCTGGTGGTGGGCGCGGTCTCCCACGAGACGCTGGCGTCCCTCGATCACACGGTCGGCACCGCCCTCGTCGAGCTGGCCGTGGGGACGCGCACCGTCAACGTCGGTGGCGATCGCAGCGAGGCGATCGGCCTTGCGAAGCTGATCGCTACGAGGTCGGGGCGGGGCGTGGACGTCGGTGGGTCGCTGGACGTCAAGGCCGTGGGGGCGGTGGCGCATGTCGGTAGCGCCGACCGCGTGGAGCAGTCCGGAGGGACCTTCACCGAGCTGGCGGTCGGCGCGCAGATCGTCAAGGCCGGGGGCAACGTCACCTTCGAAGCGAGTGGGTTGCTCACGCTGGTCATGGGGGCGTCGGTCCTGTCGCTCACGCCCGCCAGCGTGGCGGTGCTCGGCCTGTCCGCGAAGCTCGACGGCGAGGTGACCGACCTGTCGATCGTGGTCATCGACAACTGA
- a CDS encoding type VI secretion system Vgr family protein: protein MARQFQAELILPDIATFHVARFVATHESGRPPEVQVEAILEGVVELDALVGRAGALRFGVLGEESRTFPGIIESATIVGGTERGLGARPTHYRLRLVSVLCLLARSVDSRIFQHLSVPEIVTQVLSEHGVTRVEQRLVDTYEPREYCVQYQESALDFVSRLCEHEGIHLQSEPDAEGAETIVLCDDSETAPFMAGDPALAARPRTALLEAEDAIYALRPKRRVRSGKVVLRDFDFEHPKLDLTVTAAAKESPELAVYDYPGGYSSPEQGERLARIRLEAEQVASQGLEVDAVCARLVAGHRLRVIDAGELDGSYFTVSVTHTFDGGVGEGAGKASYLARARLLPEAIPFRPPRRTPIPVIAGPQTATVVAPEGAAPESIHTDKQGRCKVRFHWDRSGIQDERASCWMRVMQLQTSGSLVLPRVDWEVIVEFLEGDPDRPIITGRLYNGVFMPPYALPEGKTRTALRSASTPGGGGANEIRFEDKAGAEEIMMHAQRDMKVAAANNAKRRVGNNETTVIGNNASLQVGGEQTTKITKGEQITIGANQVVTVGGDRKVEVNAVSATTVHGNATTTVGGNQFEMDGNPLEALLALAAQAAEQFAQSLADNAVAAIQANVDGAVNQVMGPINALNDQVQGISDAMKAVGDGDLSGMGAMVAGASRLPGAGEFAAALGGRGSAAGRGGGGGGGGGVGGGGGGDALGGLTTAANGAAGQANALTAMAAGAARGAMHQAIGQGVGAAHQALASALGVDGGGGGGSSMANQGGPEGDVAGIDATDREKGPGRATARVVGTHEESVGSMKILAAIQDIDTNVGASRSQDVGVGTLQLAIGDYAETVGGSKDEKALGLIVLSKAGESETVGGSKTTMVGGAIIDKLSGSQVIEAGGPATFVGAFHKIEAKGAITFKCGASEVVIAEEGISITSPLVVFLAPKIQLPKKVTEL, encoded by the coding sequence ATGGCGAGACAGTTCCAGGCAGAGCTCATCCTCCCCGACATCGCGACGTTTCACGTCGCGCGGTTCGTCGCGACGCACGAGAGCGGGCGCCCACCCGAGGTCCAGGTCGAGGCCATCCTCGAAGGGGTCGTCGAGCTGGATGCGCTGGTCGGTCGAGCTGGCGCCCTGCGCTTCGGCGTGCTGGGCGAGGAGTCCCGTACCTTCCCGGGCATCATCGAGAGCGCCACGATCGTCGGGGGGACGGAGCGTGGTCTCGGCGCCCGACCCACGCACTATCGCCTGCGCCTCGTCTCCGTCCTCTGCTTGCTGGCGCGCAGTGTGGACTCGCGCATCTTCCAGCACCTCTCGGTTCCGGAGATCGTCACGCAGGTGCTCTCGGAGCATGGCGTCACCCGGGTGGAGCAGCGCCTCGTCGACACGTACGAGCCGCGCGAGTACTGCGTGCAGTACCAGGAGAGCGCCCTCGATTTCGTCTCGAGGCTCTGTGAGCACGAAGGGATTCACCTCCAGAGCGAACCGGACGCGGAAGGTGCCGAGACGATCGTGCTGTGTGACGACAGCGAGACGGCGCCGTTCATGGCGGGTGATCCGGCGCTCGCGGCTCGTCCCCGCACGGCCTTGCTGGAGGCCGAGGATGCCATCTATGCCCTCCGGCCGAAGCGTCGCGTTCGCTCGGGCAAGGTGGTGCTGCGCGACTTCGACTTCGAGCACCCCAAGCTCGACCTGACGGTGACCGCGGCGGCCAAGGAGTCCCCGGAGCTCGCCGTGTACGACTACCCTGGTGGCTACTCCTCGCCGGAGCAGGGAGAGCGGCTCGCCCGCATCCGGCTCGAGGCGGAGCAGGTGGCGTCGCAGGGCCTCGAGGTCGATGCGGTGTGTGCTCGCCTCGTGGCGGGTCATCGCTTGCGGGTGATCGACGCCGGGGAGCTCGACGGGAGCTACTTCACGGTCTCGGTCACGCACACGTTCGATGGCGGCGTCGGCGAGGGCGCTGGCAAGGCCAGCTACCTGGCCCGCGCTCGCTTGCTCCCGGAAGCCATCCCGTTTCGGCCGCCGCGTCGCACGCCGATCCCCGTCATCGCCGGCCCACAGACCGCGACGGTCGTCGCCCCCGAGGGGGCAGCGCCGGAGAGCATCCATACCGACAAGCAAGGGCGCTGCAAGGTGCGGTTCCACTGGGACCGCAGTGGCATCCAGGATGAGCGCGCGTCCTGCTGGATGCGGGTCATGCAGCTCCAGACCTCGGGGTCGCTCGTTCTGCCTCGGGTCGACTGGGAGGTGATCGTCGAGTTCCTCGAAGGGGACCCCGATCGGCCGATCATCACCGGTCGGCTTTACAACGGGGTGTTCATGCCTCCGTACGCGCTCCCCGAGGGGAAGACCCGCACGGCGCTGCGCTCGGCGAGCACGCCGGGCGGAGGTGGCGCCAACGAGATCCGCTTCGAGGACAAGGCGGGCGCAGAGGAGATCATGATGCACGCGCAGCGGGACATGAAGGTCGCCGCCGCGAACAACGCGAAGAGGCGCGTCGGGAACAACGAGACCACGGTGATCGGCAACAACGCCTCGCTCCAGGTCGGGGGAGAGCAGACCACGAAGATCACGAAGGGCGAGCAGATCACCATCGGCGCCAACCAGGTGGTCACGGTGGGGGGCGATCGCAAGGTCGAGGTGAATGCCGTGAGCGCCACGACCGTGCATGGCAACGCGACCACCACGGTGGGGGGCAACCAGTTCGAGATGGATGGGAACCCGCTGGAGGCGCTGCTCGCTCTCGCGGCGCAGGCGGCAGAGCAGTTCGCTCAGTCCCTCGCGGACAACGCCGTCGCGGCGATCCAGGCGAACGTGGACGGTGCCGTGAACCAGGTCATGGGACCGATCAACGCCCTCAACGACCAGGTGCAGGGCATTTCGGATGCGATGAAGGCGGTGGGGGATGGCGATCTGAGCGGCATGGGGGCGATGGTCGCGGGGGCGAGCCGACTGCCGGGGGCAGGTGAGTTTGCTGCAGCGCTCGGAGGTCGAGGGAGCGCCGCGGGGCGGGGAGGGGGAGGCGGTGGAGGAGGCGGCGTGGGCGGCGGGGGCGGTGGCGATGCCCTCGGAGGGCTGACCACGGCAGCGAACGGTGCTGCCGGCCAGGCGAACGCGCTGACGGCGATGGCGGCTGGCGCTGCCCGAGGGGCGATGCATCAGGCCATCGGTCAAGGGGTCGGCGCCGCTCACCAGGCGCTCGCCAGCGCGCTCGGCGTCGATGGGGGTGGTGGTGGTGGCTCCTCGATGGCGAATCAGGGGGGGCCGGAAGGAGACGTCGCCGGGATCGATGCCACCGATCGGGAGAAGGGGCCGGGGCGCGCCACGGCCCGCGTCGTGGGGACCCACGAGGAGTCGGTCGGGTCGATGAAGATCCTCGCGGCGATTCAGGACATCGACACCAATGTGGGGGCTTCCAGGTCGCAGGACGTGGGCGTCGGGACGCTTCAACTCGCCATCGGTGACTATGCCGAGACGGTGGGGGGCTCGAAGGACGAGAAAGCGCTCGGCCTGATCGTCCTCAGCAAGGCGGGCGAGAGTGAGACGGTGGGGGGCTCGAAGACGACCATGGTGGGGGGCGCGATCATCGACAAGCTGAGCGGGTCGCAGGTCATCGAGGCGGGGGGGCCTGCGACGTTCGTGGGGGCTTTCCACAAGATCGAAGCGAAGGGGGCGATCACGTTCAAGTGTGGCGCGAGCGAGGTCGTCATCGCGGAGGAAGGGATCTCGATCACGTCTCCGCTCGTGGTCTTTCTGGCGCCGAAGATCCAGCTACCGAAGAAGGTGACGGAGCTCTGA